In Sesamum indicum cultivar Zhongzhi No. 13 linkage group LG8, S_indicum_v1.0, whole genome shotgun sequence, the sequence tgtttccttttttttcttactattGAAGATATTGTTCGAAAATGACAATGAAGTTGGCCTACTGGCTTAGTAGCTTCCAGTCTTGCGGGAGTTTCTATTTTACTTGCTGCAGCTGTATCTCACTGTTTTGTCACGGCCGGAATTTGACCACAACGCATGCTCTATCCAAGGTTTACTCCTTGGCGAAGGAACGCTTTGGTTGAAGTTCTGTTCTGTATACAATTgcatttcataattcaaaaactTTTCTAGTTTGTAGCTTTCCTTCCTTTTTGTGTTAAAAGGGTCTTGTTTTAAAGGATCTGTTCATAATGAATTTTAGAAACACATATCTGTCCCTGAATGTTTATTTGATGGaaattatgaaagaaaaggATGTGAGCAACATCATGAGTCAGAAATTCCTTTTTCTATGTATTTCAGGTGTGTCTCTCCATCTGTAGAATCTGAGACTTTGCtgttattcatttttactGTAGGGACAGTGCAAGGATGATTGTAAAGTTCCTGAAGAAGAGAGTTGTAGATCGTGAGCTTCTGTAGTATGTGTTGGCACAACTCTGTTTTTGCCTTTCTGATGCTTCTTCTGAGTTGGTGTCTTATGAAGAACTTTAATCTACAAACCATTAATTGTGTGAATATTgctatttacaattttataagcACTCAGGGTCTCCAGATTCTCCAGCTTATAAATTGGTCAAGGGATCTTATTAATGTCACCTGACAGTGCTGAAAGTTCTATAGATTGGTTTCATGCTGGCTTGCTTACCATTGGCTCTGATTGGTGATCTTTGTTGGTTTGTCATAGATGTATGCCGCATGTATGCCTCCCCTCTTGCTGAATCTTGACCCACGTGCATGGTTATGGTCCAAAATGATGGATGTGCTGATTGGATCCTTTGTAATAAATCATATGGTTACctgaaaagatatttttttacctCTTAttttctcgatatattaattgttttcctcaaatatttttggtttacTTGAAACATCTTGTGTTTTTTCCCTCACCTTTGCGTGTTTCTCCATTTCTTATGCCTCcctccatttttcctttcttttgttGTGGATTATCACTTTTATTTGTCCTGAGCTTTCTTCTAACTGCATCTAGATTCCTAGTGCATCCCTCATTATAACAATGTGGTTTACTACATTAAAATGTAACGAATATTGATAACTACCTCAAATAACACGATGGTTCTTGGAAAATGATGTAAAGAAGGTGGGTTGACAGCATATTTATTGTGGTTTATTGATTCCTTTCAGAAGTCAAATAAGAGGGCTAACTGGGTTTGCCAGTGgaagttgtttttatttttctacttcCTGTTAATGACAATAATAATTGCATTGTTTCCAGCAGTATGTATCAATGGAGAGGAAATTTCCTGAGTGGGTAGATCAGGGAAGAGATGAGTGGCTAACTGGGATCCACCTAGACGGATGGGCTTGCTTGTAATCTGCATGATTTGTCATTGTAGGAAGTTACAGTTTGGCCACCGATAAACAGTTCTCTAGTGGAACATTCCTGCCTTTACAAGAATTTGGATTGGTAACTTGTGGGGCTCTACTGGAGAAATTCTTGTGAAGACGCTTCTGCCGCCACCAGTTACCAGGTATTGAAGTTATGTTGATGAAGAAAGAGTTTGCTTTCAAATTGTACTTTAGCAATAAAAAAGTTCAAGAGCTGGTAGTTTCATGTATATAATGACTACTAGCATTAGATTTAGGAGATTGGAATATGCATGCTTATGTTTGATTATTTGGCAGCATGTAACCAAGATTactttatgaaataaatgggCAGCCTCAGTTTTATTTCCTCTTTTCCTAATTTCAGCTGCGAATCCCTTGTTATCCTGTACTCATTGCTCTTACCTCCTCAGATTTATCACGTTAGCAAGATAAACCTCTTTTGGGTGGTTACTTTAGAGCTCATTTTGGAGTGTTGGATATGCACAACAGTCAAAGTTTACTCAAGTAATTTGTGAACCTAATTTCTTGTAATCAAGATTGACTGCACCTTTCTCGATTTTGAGTCTTATATTATACCATCTCATGAACGAGAAAAGCCATTTACTCAAGTCAATCTACTTTACAGGTTTACTGTGTACAAGGTATTTCAGCCGTAAACACCGCCAACAATCAAAAGCAGGAACTAATATTATTCAACACACTCACATTTCacactaatataattaaatctgcTCTTGATGATGAGCTTGAAAGGTAATGGGACAGGCATTCATTCAGTTTTAGATGCATAAACTGCCTAGAATAACTTGAGTTATGCCAAAGTTATGGAAAGGGCCCGGCAAGTCACTTGAGTTTTTGTCAATTTCTGCTACTAGTGGTATCTCCACTTGTGCACAAGTTTCTTTATCATGAATGCCNNNNNNNNNNNNNNNNNNNNNNNNNNNNNNNNNNNNNNNNNNNNNNNNNNNNNNNNNNNNNNNNNNNNNNNNNNNNNNNNNNNNNNNNNNNNNNNNNNNNNNNNNNNNNNCCTCCTGTACTTTTAACCTAAGAAGGGGTCTTGACTAAGTTTGGGCTTTTTCTTTGACCCTGAATGTGGAAAAACATGAATAGAATAATTAGCTTTACTCGAAAGCTACATATATTGGgccaataataattcattgttAGTAGTTATCTATGTGCTCAATCGTTTAGCAATAATCATTATTTCTAGAGGTTGAGACTTCAAAACTCTTTGTTTTATAAGAGATTATGCGTTCGAATCCCACTTAGATGTCATTATTAGTTTGTTTTCATATTAGTTTCtcatttgtttccttttaatGTATGTCTTCACGAGAAATTAGATGTATTAATCaatcactaaatttttttatgtatttgaatGATGTAACTGCCCATTTCTATTAAGAAAAAGACAAGCAGGTAAGGTAGAGGTTTGGCTTGTGTTCAAGTCAATACCTTCCTCCCTTTCTCCTTTGGTGTCTCTATCAATGAAACTAAAAAACTTTATGAACAAGTTGAGATTGGCCCATGAGAGGCATGTCTTGTGTAATCATAATGACTTTCAATTCGATTTGGTCTTTTCCAAGCAAAGTTCAAAGCATAAAACAGACCATCAAACTATACATGGGACTTGCCTTTGTTCACAATTAAGTGTGCACTTATACATTcactctctctcacacacacatacacacatatgcatgTGTCCTTGTTTATATATGCAGTCTGTATGGGGGCGATGATTACCATTCTCAGTGCTTACGAGCTAATTAAGCAACGAAAatagttttattatatatggaaatctctcatttcttgttttgttgttCTAACTTATACTTTCTGTCTTCATCTGAAGTGGGCATGCTGGTAGGGAGGTTTATTGATATTCTATGCATAATGTCTTATTAAAATAACTCTAAGGTTTGGGTTATTGTGCAACCCactaaaaaaaagattggAGTGTTGCAACCTAGGAACTGCATAAAGCATGTCTGTCATGCCAATAGTTAATCTGGGATTAGGACAAAATATCAATAAGTAAACTTAGCCAGAAAGTTATGTCAAGTAGGTCTATGTTTGGCAGGTAGGTTGAAGGACTAGGGAAGgtaaaaaagtacaaaatcGCACTGTCTTCCATgagtttctttattttgatttctaTTGTAAAGACAAGAGTTGATGAGAAGTCAAATATTGTCAGGATCTTGTGTTATAGTTTGTAATTTCATTTACCCAtccatttcatatataataataataataataataataataatgatatgtTCTAGTCCACTGTACACGCTGCTGAAATTATGTGTTATGGACTAGTGGAGTAGCAACTGTGGTTTAAACCAAATATCCTTTAGCGGCAAGAGACTCTTGTGATTTTGCTTAAGGAGAATTGTAATACGacctgaaaaaaaaaaattatatatatagcacgtgtataattattttcacatatatataatggatTTAAATACATGATGTTATTTCATCAATAAGGTGAGTAGTAGTTGCTGGGAAGTTGATGCCAACTCAATGTAGTAACATATTGGCAACATTTAATTTGACCAACGCAAGTTGCAATATTTCATATGATGTTGAAAGCAACCTTGCAAGCCTGGAAGTTTGTTCATATAGACTTTGGGAATGTCCTTAAATTCAACATTTGAATTGTTATGTCTCTGCTGGccctatacatacatacacacatacaaaCATGCATGTGCTTAATTGGACATGCTTACTGTGTCTTATCCACTTTGTTTCAGCCACTGTTTTATTGTCCACACACTCACCTTATTCACACATTTTCTTGGTTTCCTGTAAGTTTAAGTTATTAACTTACTATATGGCGTTCAGGGCTTCAATTAGTAGTACGCATTTCATGTCCTGATTCTTTTGGATGTTATACATGTGGTGGATGTATTAAAAATACCAAGTCTTGAGATAATTGCTTACTAACTACACTAACTTGTGAATCTTTTGTCAATTTAGATgctcatttttgtttcaaattctCACATGATTATATTGTTATAGCATGGGTTTTGGAAGTGAACTCGATAATAAAACATGtttaattttcacataatataagtatataatactaccaataagtcaattataaatattcattacaaCGTTAAGTTATATATAGCACATCAAGTTTGATACATTTAATTCAGAGTAGATTTGGTGGGAGCAAAATCAACCTTTCGTATGATTGTTgtacaattaaaaacaaaCTATCATCTAATTGACATACCGATTAAGTAAAATTAGTTGATTTCAACTGAATTTGATCTGAATAAGAACTTTAAAGTATTGGAGTTTCAAGTAgcaaaaaaaatcgaaaattataaaaaagaaaataatggagATGAGTATTTCTTGTATATTGTTGCAAGGTTGAGAGTAGTGTGGTGGTGGCATCAGAAATGACTCAATGCTTCCCTAAGCAgccacaaaagaaaagaaaaatggggaCCCTCAGCTTTGTGACACAAGACAACCACCAAATACCCATCATACCAAAAAAAGCCTAATCACACgaacaaaacaaaaaccaacaaagaaaaagtttaaaaatgtCCCACAAACCCAACAAGAAAGCCCACCATGCCCATTGGGCCCcacccccctccccctccctcGATTATCTCTGCACGTGAGTGAGTATCCCAtttccccccacccccaaaaTCAAGTGCACACAACTTCCAAGCAACTGTGGGTCACTGTTCCCTTTGCCTCCCTGCTTCTGGCTTGCCCTTTGCATGGATTTTCAGACCCTAATACCCAGGTGTCTTTCTATGAGAACTGCTGCACAGACATTCCATGTCCCAACATAGACAGAGATTTTGGCACGTTAAACGTCGCGTTACACTTGGAATAACGTTTTCTCTAAACAAAgaacaaatatttgaaaattctacTATATAGTAAGCTAGTAGCTAGGCCAATTAATTaacaacatatatttaattagatcctagctatttttttttttctaactagTTTGGCAAGCTGATTTCATCAAGATCGTCCAGCGACAAGAAAACTTCATCCAAGCATGATAGTTCTGCCCCATCATCATCCTCGTCGTTGTACTCGTACACTCGGCAAATTACCCATTTGCTATAGTCCTACATGTAcacacaaattaaaataaataaatataacataatgtAAGATATcataccaaattaattaaatatatgaacttaCAATAATATTCTTAGAATTTCTTGATCTTCTTGATGAGGTGGATGACCTAGTGGATGAAGTGGAATCAGAGGATAGCCTGTATTCCTGCATTATCCAATTGGTTTTGACGGCTTGTGATCCTGAGGGCTCACCAATGTAGAATGCAGAGTATTTCTTCAACCCAATTACATTGTGGCCATTGGTGGAAGAGTAAATGGGTTCCTCCACCCCAA encodes:
- the LOC105169189 gene encoding NAC domain-containing protein 104-like, giving the protein MGENNFNLPPGFRFYPTDEELVVHFLQRKAALLPCHPDVIPDLDLYPYDPWDLHGKAMGEGNKWYFYSRRTKSRVSGSGYWQSIGVEEPIYSSTNGHNVIGLKKYSAFYIGEPSGSQAVKTNWIMQEYRLSSDSTSSTRSSTSSRRSRNSKNIIDYSKWVICRVYEYNDEDDDGAELSCLDEVFLSLDDLDEISLPN